A window of the Choristoneura fumiferana chromosome 30, NRCan_CFum_1, whole genome shotgun sequence genome harbors these coding sequences:
- the LOC141444824 gene encoding uncharacterized protein isoform X7, which produces MRLSIALLGLVALAAVSGLPQPRVDLTEQVIQQETTSSATFSSSSSSTEREVIKDGGEDIEESSSTANSEQHQSSSSISREEIISQSVDKDDSSSRSQSEQSSQFSSQSELLTQVSGGKFINKSSSQQEQEAISSESESIAKSSKNSRMSSESEEERSASSKKSIKSSKSSKQEMSASKSNRSTSEKRSESSREEDYQEEMIKRRLSKKTDQSDDDCDEGPDGQGRPSKPEQPGKPGPPGKPEQSNHQGHPGKPGQPGQPGKPGQPGQPGQPGQPGQPGKPDQPGQPDQPGGPGKPGQPGKPGQPGKPGQPGKPGKPGQPGQPGQPGKPGQPGKPGQPGKPGQPGKPRQPGQPGQPGQPGQPGQPGQPCQPGQPGQPEEPNQPDQPGGPGEPGQPGKPGQPGQPGQTGKPGQPGKPGNPGQPWQPGQPGQPGKPGQPEQPDQPGGPGKPEQPGKPGQPGKPGKPGQPGQPGQPGKPGQPGKPGKPGQPGQPGQPGKPGQPGKPGQPGKPGQPGQPGQPCQPGQPGQPEEPNQPDQPGGPGKPGQPGKPGQPGQPGQPGKPGQPGKPGKPGQPWQPGQPEQPGKPGQPGKPGQPGQPGQPGQPGQPGQPGQPEEPNQPDQPGGPGEPGQPGKPGQPGKPGQPGKPGQPGKPGQPGQPGQPEQPGGPGEPGQPGKPGQPGKPGQPGQPGQPGQPGKPGQPGQPGQPGQPGQPCQPGQPGQPEEPNQPDQPGGPGEPGQPGKPGQPGKPGKPGQPGQPGQPGKPGQPGKPGKPGQPGQPGQPGKPGQPGKPGQPGKPGQPGQPGQPEQPGGPGEPGQPGKPGQPGKPGQPGQPGQPGQPGKPGQPGQPGQPGQPGQPCQPGQPGQPEEPNQPDQPGGPGEPGQPGKPGQPGKPGKPGQPGQPGQPGKPGQPGKPGQPGQPGQPGQPCQPGQPGQPEEPNQPDQPGGPGKPGQPGQPGQPGKPGQPGKPGKPGQPWQPGQPEQPGKPGQPGKPGQPGQPGQPGQPGQPGQPGQPEEPNQPDQPGGPGEPGQPGKPGQPGKPGQPGKPGQPGKPGQPGQPGQPGQPGGPGESGQPGKPGQPGKPGQPGQPGQPGKPGQPGKPGQPGQPGQPGQPGQPGQPEEPNQPDQPGGPGEPGQPGKPGQPGKPGKPGQPGQPGQPGKPGQPGQPGKPGQPGQPGQPGKPGQPGKPGQPGQPGQPCQPGQPGQPEEPNQPDQPGGPGKPGQPGKPGQPGQPGQPGKPGQPGKPGKPGQPWQPGQPEQPGKPGQPGKPGQPGQPGQPGQPGQPGQPGQPEEPNQPDQPGGPGEPGQPGKPGQPGKPGQPGQPGQPEQPGGPGEPGKPEQPDQPGGPGKPGQPGKPGQPGKPGQPGQPGQPEQPGGPGEPGKPGKPGQPGKPGQPGQPGQPGQPGKPGQPGQPGQPGQPCQPGQPGQPEEPNQPDQPGGPGEPGQPGKPGQPGQPGQPGKPGQPGKPGNPGQPWQPGQPGQPEQPDQPGGPGKPEQPGKPGQPGKPGMPGQPGQPGQPGKPGQPGKPGKPGQPGQPGQPGKPGQPGKPGQPGKPGQPGQPGQPCQPGQPGQPEEPNQPDQPGGPGKPGQPGKPGQPGKPGQPGQPGQPGKPGQPGKPGKPGQPWQPGQPEQPGKPGQPGKPGQPGQPGQPGQPGQPGQPGQPEEPNQPDQPGGPGEPGQPGKPGQPGKPGQPGKPGQPGKPGQPGQPGQPGQPGGPGEPGQPGKPGQPGKPGQPGQPGQPGKPGQPGKPGQPGQPGQPGQPGQPCQSGQPGQPEEPNQPDQPGGPGEPGQPGKPGQPGKPGKPGQPGQPGQPGKPGQPGKPGKPEQPDQPGGPGKPGQPGKPGQPGKPGQPGQPGQPCQPGQPGQPEEPNQPDQPGGPGKPGQPGKPGQPGQPGQPGKPGQPGKPGKPGQPWQPGQPGQPGKPDQPGQPGQQGQPGQADQPGQTGQPDQPGTAGKPGKGGKTIHTSATSSQAQREQRASSQSNYEAIDANGNSFQKKSEQQQVSSEQASSSSFDKEEFDRDGSFKKSSHKQASVGQEASSSESSEMQKSQGGGSDVRKSSQTQSESQRQAAFSNQEEFSSGGSSSSSEQVMKESSLVKSEQSSSSASETSSSEADLSSDERSRSSFSSSSSSSSSFSSSSSSSSETIEEEC; this is translated from the exons ATGCGGTTGTCAATAGCTCTTTTGGGCTTAGTG gctcTGGCGGCCGTCAGTGGTCTGCCAC AACCCAGGGTCGACTTGACTGAACAGGTCATACAGCAGGAAACTACTTCCTCAGCGACCTTCAGCTCGTCATCATCCTCCACTGAAAGAGAG GTGATCAAGGATGGGGGAGAGGACATCGAAGAGTCTTCGTCTACTGCCAATAGTGAACAGCACCAGAGCAGCTCGTCCATCAGCCGCGAAGAAATAATCTCCCAGTCAG TTGACAAAGATGACAGCAGTTCCAGAAGCCAGAGTGAACAATCGAGTCAGTTTAGCTCTCAGAGCGAGCTGCTGACCCAGGTCAGCGGGGGCAAGTTCATAAACAAGTCCAGCTCACAGCAAGAGCAGGAAGCTATCAGCAG CGAAAGCGAATCGATTGCGAAATCTAGTAAAAACAGCAGGATGTCTTCTGAAAGCGAGGAGGAACGCAGTGCGAGCAGCAAAAAGTCCATCAAGTCTTCCAAATCAAGTAAACAAGAAATGTCCGCAAGCAAAAGCAACAGATCTACCTCCGAGAAGAGGTCTGAGTCAAGTCGGGAAGAAGACTATCAAGAAGAAATGATTAAAAGACGATTGAGCAAGAAAACAGACCAGTCTGATGACGATTGCGACGAAGGCCCAGATGGACAAGGACGACCAAGCAAGCCAGAACaaccaggcaaaccaggaccGCCAGGTAAACCAGAACAATCTAACCATCAAGGGCATCCAGGCaaaccaggtcaaccaggacagccaggcaaaccaggacagccaggtcaaccagggcagccaggacaaccaggacagccaggcaaaccagatCAACCAGGTCAGCCAGATCAACCAGGTGgtccaggcaaaccaggacagccaggcaaaccaggacagccaggcaaaccaggacagccaggcaaaccaggaaagccaggacaaccagggcaaccaggacagccaggcaaaccaggacagccaggcaaaccaggacagccaggcaaaccaggacagccaggcaaaccaagacaaccaggtcaaccagggcagccaggacaaccaggacaaccaggccAACCAGGGCAACCATgccaaccaggacagccaggtcaaccagaaGAACCAAACCAGCCAGATCAACCAGGTGGTCCAGGcgaaccaggacagccaggcaaaccaggacagccaggtcaaccaggacaaacaggcaaaccaggacagccaggcaaaccaggaaaCCCAGGACAACCATGgcagccaggacaaccaggacagccaggcaaaccaggtcAACCAGAGCAGCCAGATCAACCAGGTGGTCCAGGCAAACCAGaacagccaggcaaaccaggacagccaggcaaaccaggaaagccaggacaaccagggcaaccaggacagccaggcaaaccaggacagccaggcaaaccaggaaagccaggacaaccagggcaaccaggacagccaggcaaaccaggacagccaggcaaaccaggacagccaggcaaaccaggacaaccaggccAACCAGGGCAACCATgccaaccaggacagccaggtcaaccagaaGAACCAAACCAGCCAGATCAACCAGGTGgtccaggcaaaccaggacagccaggcaaaccaggacagccaggtcaaccagggcaaccaggcaaaccaggacagccaggcaaaccaggaaaGCCAGGACAACCATGGCAGCCAGGACAACCAGaacagccaggcaaaccaggacagccaggcaaaccagggcagccaggacaaccaggacaaccaggccAACCagggcaaccaggacagccaggtcaaccagaaGAACCAAACCAGCCAGATCAACCAGGTGGTCCAGGcgaaccaggacagccaggcaaaccaggacagccaggcaaaccaggacagccaggcaaaccaggacagccaggcaaaccaggacaaccaggtcaaccagggCAGCCAGAACAACCAGGTGGTCCAGGcgaaccaggacagccaggcaaaccaggacagccaggcaaaccaggacagccaggtcaaccagggcAACCAGgccagccaggcaaaccagggcagccaggacaaccaggacaaccaggccAACCAGGGCAACCATgccaaccaggacagccaggtcaaccagaaGAACCAAACCAGCCAGATCAACCAGGTGGTCCAGGcgaaccaggacagccaggcaaaccaggacagccag gcaaaccaggaaagccaggacaaccagggcaaccaggacagccaggcaaaccaggacagccaggcaaaccaggaaagccaggacaaccagggcaaccaggacagccaggcaaaccaggacagccaggcaaaccaggacagccaggcaaaccaggacaaccaggtcaaccagggCAGCCAGAACAACCAGGTGGTCCAGGcgaaccaggacagccaggcaaaccaggacagccaggcaaaccaggacagccaggtcaaccagggcAACCAGgccagccaggcaaaccagggcagccaggacaaccaggacaaccaggccAACCAGGGCAACCATgccaaccaggacagccaggtcaaccagaaGAACCAAACCAGCCAGATCAACCAGGTGGTCCAGGcgaaccaggacagccaggcaaaccaggacagccag gcaaaccaggaaagccaggacaaccagggcaaccaggacagccaggcaaaccaggacagccaggcaaaccaggacaaccaggacaaccaggccAACCAGGGCAACCATgccaaccaggacagccaggtcaaccagaaGAACCAAACCAGCCAGATCAACCAGGTGgtccaggcaaaccaggacagccaggtcaaccagggcaaccaggcaaaccaggacagccaggcaaaccaggaaaGCCAGGACAACCATGGCAGCCAGGACAACCAGaacagccaggcaaaccaggacagccaggcaaaccggggcagccaggacaaccaggacaaccaggccAACCagggcaaccaggacagccaggtcaaccagaaGAACCAAACCAGCCAGATCAACCAGGTGGTCCAGGcgaaccaggacagccaggcaaaccaggacagccaggcaaaccaggacagccaggcaaaccaggacagccaggcaaaccaggacaaccaggtcaaccagggcagccaggacaaccaggtgGTCCAGGCGAATcaggacagccaggcaaaccaggacagccaggcaaaccaggacagccaggtcaaccagggcaaccaggcaaaccaggacagccaggcaaaccagggcagccaggacaaccaggacaaccaggccaaccaggacagccaggtcaaccagaaGAACCAAACCAGCCAGATCAACCAGGTGGTCCAGGcgaaccaggacagccaggcaaaccaggacagccaggcaaaccaggaaagccaggacaaccagggcaaccaggacagccaggcaaaccaggacagccaggccaACCAGGAaagccaggacaaccagggcaaccaggacagccaggcaaaccaggacagccaggcaaaccaggacaaccaggccAACCAGGGCAACCATgccaaccaggacagccaggtcaaccagaaGAACCAAACCAGCCAGATCAACCAGGTGgtccaggcaaaccaggacagccaggcaaaccaggacagccaggtcaaccagggcaaccaggcaaaccaggacagccaggcaaaccaggaaaGCCAGGACAACCATGGCAGCCAGGACAACCAGaacagccaggcaaaccagggcagccaggcaaaccagggcagccaggacaaccaggacaaccaggccAACCagggcaaccaggacagccaggtcaaccagaaGAACCAAACCAGCCAGATCAACCAGGTGGTCCAGGcgaaccaggacagccaggcaaaccaggacagccaggcaaaccaggacaaccaggtcaaccagggCAGCCAGAACAACCAGGTGGTCCAGGCGAACCAGGAAAGCCAGAACAACCAGATCAACCAGGTGgtccaggcaaaccaggacagccaggcaaaccaggacagccaggcaaaccaggacaaccaggtcaaccagggCAGCCAGAACAACCAGGTGGTCCAGGCGAACCAGGaaagccaggcaaaccaggacagccaggcaaaccaggacagccaggtcaaccagggcAACCAGgccagccaggcaaaccagggcagccaggacaaccaggacaaccagggcAACCATgccaaccaggacagccaggtcaaccagaaGAACCAAACCAGCCAGATCAACCAGGTGGTCCAGGcgaaccaggacagccaggcaaaccaggacagccaggtcaaccaggacaaccaggcaaaccaggacagccaggcaaaccaggaaaCCCAGGACAACCATGgcagccaggacaaccaggacaacCAGAGCAGCCAGATCAACCAGGTGGTCCAGGCAAACCAGaacagccaggcaaaccaggacagccaggcaaaccaggaatgccaggacaaccagggcaaccaggacagccaggcaaaccaggacagccaggcaaaccaggaaagccaggacaaccagggcaaccaggacagccaggcaaaccaggacagccaggcaaaccaggacagccaggcaaaccaggacaaccaggccAACCAGGGCAACCATgccaaccaggacagccaggtcaaccagaaGAACCAAACCAGCCAGATCAACCAGGTGgtccaggcaaaccaggacagccaggcaaaccaggacagccaggcaaaccaggacagccaggtcaaccagggcagccaggcaaaccaggacagccaggcaaaccaggaaaGCCAGGACAACCATGGCAGCCAGGACAACCAGaacagccaggcaaaccaggacagccaggcaaaccagggcagccaggacaaccaggacaaccaggccAACCagggcaaccaggacagccaggtcaaccagaaGAACCAAACCAGCCAGATCAACCAGGTGGTCCAGGcgaaccaggacagccaggcaaaccaggacagccaggcaaaccaggacagccaggcaaaccaggacagccaggcaaaccaggacaaccaggtcaaccagggcagccaggacaaccaggtgGTCCAGGcgaaccaggacagccaggcaaaccaggacagccaggcaaaccaggacagccaggtcaaccagggcaaccaggcaaaccaggacagccaggcaaaccagggcagccaggacaaccaggacaaccaggccAACCAGGGCAACCATGCCAatcaggacagccaggtcaaccagaaGAACCAAACCAGCCAGATCAACCAGGTGGTCCAGGcgaaccaggacagccaggcaaaccaggacagccag gcaaaccaggaaagccaggacaaccagggcaaccaggacagccaggcaaaccaggacagccaggcaaaccaggaaaGCCAGAACAACCAGATCAACCAGGTGgtccaggcaaaccaggacagccaggcaaaccaggacagccaggcaaaccaggacaaccaggccAACCAGGGCAACCatgtcaaccaggacagccaggtcaaccagaaGAACCAAACCAGCCAGATCAACCAGGTGgtccaggcaaaccaggacagccaggcaaaccaggacagccaggtcaaccagggcaaccaggcaaaccaggacagccaggcaaaccaggaaaGCCAGGACAACCATGgcagccaggacaaccaggacagccaggcaaaccagatcaaccaggtcaaccaggtcAACAAGGGCAACCAGGACAGGCAGATCAACCAGGACAGACCGGACAACCAGATCAACCAGGAACTGCAGGAAAACCTGGAAAGGGAGGAAAGACAATTCATACGAGTGCGACTTCGAGCCAAGCTCAGAGAGAGCAGCGAGCCAGTAGTCAATCGAATTATGAAGCAATTGATGCTAATGGAAATTCCTTCCAGAAAAAATCGGAGCAACAACAAGTATCTTCTGAACAAGCTTCTTCATCTAGCTTTGATAAGGAGGAGTTCGATAGAGACGGCAGTTTTAAGAAATCCAGCCACAAACAGGCTTCTGTCGGCCAAGAAGCATCTTCGAGTGAAAGCAGCGAAATGCAAAAAAGCCAAGGAGGCGGCTCTGATGTTAGAAAGAGCTCTCAAACTCAGTCTGAGAGTCAAAGACAAGCGGCATTCAGCAATCAAGAAGAATTCAGCTCCGGTGGTTCTAGTTCCAGCAGTGAGCAAGTCATGAAAGAGTCATCATTGGTTAAATCTGAGCAATCCTCATCTTCTGCGTCTGAAACAAGCTCAAGCGAAGCCGACTTGAGCTCAGACGAAAGAAGCCGTAGCAGTTTTTCTTCATCATCAAGTTCATCATCTAGCTTCTCATCTTCCTCATCCTCATCATCTGAGACCATTGAGGAAGAAtgttga